AAGCCGAAATCTGGACAATCGGCGAAGCACCCTGCTGCGAACATCCCCACCTCCAGGGAGCAATCACCCAGAGGTGGGGGCTTTGTTCGATCGCGCACATGTCCACGAGGAGGCGGGGACCCAATGGAAGGTTCAGGCAATCGCCCGCGCAACAAGCCGGGCAGGAAATGTGACGAAGCCACACACGCCCAGCGGGGAACGAACATTCTGTGCGCGGCCTTGCAGACGTTTGCTGAAAAAGGCTATGCCGCGGCGGACGTGCAGGAGATCGCGGACCGCGTGGGCGTCGGCAAGGGGACGGTCTACCGCCAGTTCGGCAACAAGGAAGAACTGTTCCTGGCCACGGCCCGGCATGCCCATGAATTTCTGGTGGAAGCGGTCGAAGAAGCGTCCGCCGAGATTGAGTGCCCGCTGGAAAAACTGCGGAGCGCGATGTACGCGTTCCTCAGCTTCTTCGACGAACATCCGGAAGTCGTTGAACTCTTGATTCAGGAGCGCGCCCATTTCCGGGGCGTACAACAGCCGACCTT
The sequence above is a segment of the Planctomycetia bacterium genome. Coding sequences within it:
- a CDS encoding TetR/AcrR family transcriptional regulator; the protein is MEGSGNRPRNKPGRKCDEATHAQRGTNILCAALQTFAEKGYAAADVQEIADRVGVGKGTVYRQFGNKEELFLATARHAHEFLVEAVEEASAEIECPLEKLRSAMYAFLSFFDEHPEVVELLIQERAHFRGVQQPTFFAKSHDKQDEWAEVFRQMIQGGMMRDLPVPQIEEAITKFLFGVMFVNYFAGREKPLAQQCDEIFNVLFHGLLTHCPAEPISPDRGGR